The Vigna angularis cultivar LongXiaoDou No.4 chromosome 6, ASM1680809v1, whole genome shotgun sequence genome contains the following window.
AAAATTTGGGGTTCTTTTGACGATTATAATTCcttatatttcttttctctttgaattGAATGTAGGATCAGAATGGATTTAACAGATCACAGGATGATCCTTCAGTAGGAAGTGGTGTATCTTTGAGTTCTGGAGTGCATTCCGCTCCACATATTCAACTTAATGACCAGTTTTCCTGTGGGAGTGACTACGCTCTGAAGGTTTTACCTGAattctttaattattaacaCTTTGCATGTTATAATTCTTCTCTATTCCTTCTGTTAAGGTCTTCTTTGTTTTAATcagttttctttcttcttcaacagGTAAGGAAACCATATACTATCACAAAACAGAGAGAGAGGTGGACAGATGAAGAACATAAGAAGTTCCTTGAAGCTTTAAAGCTGCATGGTCGGGCTTGGCGGCGTATTGAAggtattattaattaaaagcCTGAATATCTTGGGCAAGAATTTGTGCGTGATGTATGAGTAATGAAGAAGTGTGATTGTGTTTGGTCTGAGTTTTGAGATACTTTATTTTGACAACAGAACATGTTGGCACAAAGACTGCTGTGCAGATTCGAAGTCATGCTCAGAAGTTTTTTTCCAAGGTTTACTGCTctattctaataatcattctGAGTCATGTTTTCTACTTACCATAAACCATACATCAGGCAAGTTAAGATTTTGATGACTCTAGGATATTCAAAACGCTACCTTCTTTGGGATTTAAGGGTTCATGTGTTATCTTTGAATTCCCTCTAATTACTTTGTCTTTACTTTTGATGGCAGGTTCTTCGCGACCCTACTGGGAATGTTACAAATAGAGCGGAATCAATTGAAATTCCTCCTCCAAGACCAAAACGAAAGCCAATGCATCCTTACCCTCGTAAACTAGTTGAGACTCCTAATAAAGAAACTTCAATCCCAGAACAACTTATGAAGTCTGGTTCTCTGAAGTCATCAGATTTTGATCAAGAAAACCAATCTCCGAAATCAGTATTATCAGGAGCTGGTTCAGACATCCTTAGCTCCTCAGATTCAGACACACCAAATGAAAGTTTGTCCCCCGTGTCATCCATCAGCGACATCCATACAACATCCGAAGAAGCTGGGATAAATGCTGATTCTTCTCATGATGAGAAATCTCTTATGGTATACTTCCTAATCTTTATTGATTACAATATCATCACCACAGAGTATTGACAAAATGATATATGACCTTATATTATTGCTTGATCTCAATGTCTAGAAATTAAAGCTTCCTACAAAGGAAAGTGTTTTCATCAAAGAAGAATCTTCCGGGCAGACTTTGAAACTCTTTGGGATTACACTTTTTGTAACAGATACATGCAAACCCTCTTCTCCAAGAACTGAAGCATGCAAACCAATACCTCTAAACATATGCAAGGGGGATGGAAGATTGGAACTTATTGGGCACATCACACCCAGTGAAACATCAGCCATATCCCTACTAAAGATGAGAGAGGGTCCTGAAACATGTGATGGAAAAGGGTTTGTGCCATATAGAAGGTGCATGGCAGGGAGAGAAAACCAGTCTTCATCTGTGACAAATGATAATAGAGAAGAGCAATGCATCCACCTTTCGTTGTAGCTTTACCCGAGATGGTTTTTCCTTCAAAAGGTGTTCCCTTTGAGATGATGAGCTGTAATGCTTGTTTAAGCTGTTGAATGTGAGTTGGCATGACACAGGTGGAAAAGGGGGTAGCTGGAAATTTTGACATTAATGTTGCATCGCACATTCTTCGGCAGTTCAAATCCGTAAACCTGTcgttttgtatttttcttttttagtttcaaGTTTCAACTGTGAATTATATCtagtgtttttattttccaactTTTTATGCTCCGTATGAGCACGCAGAGTGTAAGTTACATACTTGTGCCGTGCTTGTGAACCTACTTGTTCATATATTCTAAAGCTTAGAAAgatggaaaattttcaaacagtCATATTTTGAGAATTTCAGAGCAATGTTGTCGGGACTAGGATATGTTGGGTGACCAAATGAGTTGTAGGGGCAcggaaaatatatttgaaattatatagaaaattaatGGTTAAAACCTCGGAAATTTCTCATAGAATCTCAATTCGGTTTTTTCGTTTTAAGTCGTCTCAATATGGACATAAGCGTCGTCAATAGATGTTGATGTGAAGCACAATATACATAATGACGCGAACAATTTTATTACATGGAATTAGGGTTTAATCTACACCTCAACGCAATTGTGAGACTAATATGAGCAATTCTACGAATTTCCTTCAATAAGCAATGCTACCTCCTCATATCTGCCAGCCAAACCAAAAGTCCATGTGTGAGCCTTCCATGGTCGCAACCTATAAGCACCTCCAACCCCAAAAAAAAATCCCAAGCCCTAACCCTGAGCTGTAAGCGAGTACAGAAAATATTCGTtcgagaaaggaaagaaaaagagccAAAGGTTTTCGAAGAAATGGGACCCAATTAGACCCATGTCTATGTACCACATCAACACTCATTAACTTTGTTTATCTCCACTTAACGAAAAAAAAAGCTTATTTCTTAtccattttcaaaattgaagaCAGATTAAATAGAAAAGATGGAATTAAGATTtctatacaaatataaatattatccGAGAGTTTTAATCAAAACTAATCTATCTTGtcttaaatatacat
Protein-coding sequences here:
- the LOC108343538 gene encoding protein REVEILLE 2, whose amino-acid sequence is MAIRDQNGFNRSQDDPSVGSGVSLSSGVHSAPHIQLNDQFSCGSDYALKVRKPYTITKQRERWTDEEHKKFLEALKLHGRAWRRIEEHVGTKTAVQIRSHAQKFFSKVLRDPTGNVTNRAESIEIPPPRPKRKPMHPYPRKLVETPNKETSIPEQLMKSGSLKSSDFDQENQSPKSVLSGAGSDILSSSDSDTPNESLSPVSSISDIHTTSEEAGINADSSHDEKSLMKLKLPTKESVFIKEESSGQTLKLFGITLFVTDTCKPSSPRTEACKPIPLNICKGDGRLELIGHITPSETSAISLLKMREGPETCDGKGFVPYRRCMAGRENQSSSVTNDNREEQCIHLSL